From a single Pseudophryne corroboree isolate aPseCor3 chromosome 6, aPseCor3.hap2, whole genome shotgun sequence genomic region:
- the KLHL25 gene encoding kelch-like protein 25 isoform X2, which produces MSVSVHENRKSRTSTGSMNISLFHKPAHPDCVLNHLNTMRKQQLFTDVTLWAGDRSFPSHRVVLAACSQYFEAMFSNGLKESLDNTVNFHDSLHPEVLELLLDFAYSSKIIINEENAESLLEAADMLQFHDIRDAAAEFLEKNLYPSNCLGMLLLSDAHQCRRLYELSLQMCLVNFETVHRTEDFNSVSKDILLDLVSSDELEIEDEQVVFNAVLQWVKCDLNRRKDYFPELLKNIRLALLTSDSLKDAIACEDLVMADERSKLIMEEAVHCKRKILQNDGIVTSLCAKPRKAGHTLLILGGQTFMCDKIYQVDHKAKEIIPKADLPSPRKEFSACAIGCKVYVTGGRGSENGVSKDVWVYDTVHEEWSKAAPMLIARFGHGSAELQNCLCVVGGHTAVAGIFPASPSVSLKQVERYDPLSNKWTMVAPLRDGVSNAAVVSAKLKLFVFGGTSIHRDRVAKVQCYDPFENRWTIKAECPQPWRYTAAAVLGSQIFIMGGDSEFTAASAYRFDCETNQWTRVGDMTAKRMSCHALASGNKLYVVGGYFGTQRCKTLDCYDPISDSWNSITTVPYSLIPTAFVSTWKHLPA; this is translated from the coding sequence ATGTCAGTCAGCGTCCATGAAAACCGCAAATCCCGGACCAGTACTGGGTCTATGAATATTTCATTATTTCACAAGCCAGCACATCCAGACTGTGTCTTGAACCATCTCAACACCATGCGGAAACAACAACTATTTACCGATGTCACCTTGTGGGCAGGAGATCGCTCTTTCCCAAGCCACCGAGTGGTGCTTGCCGCCTGCAGCCAGTATTTTGAGGCCATGTTTAGTAATGGGTTGAAAGAGAGCCTTGATAACACTGTGAATTTCCATGAcagccttcacccagaagtgttggAACTATTACTGGACTTTGCTTACTCTTCAAAAATCATAATCAATGAAGAAAATGCAGAGTCTCTGCTAGAGGCGGCCGATATGCTTCAGTTTCATGACATACGAGATGCTGCTGCAGAGTTTTTAGAAAAAAATCTTTATCCCTCAAATTGCTTGGGaatgctgctgctgtcagatgCCCATCAGTGCCGACGGCTGTACGAGTTGTCCTTGCAAATGTGCTTAGTTAACTTTGAAACTGTGCACAGGACTGAAGACTTTAACAGTGTCTCGAAAGACATTTTGCTAGACTTGGTTTCCAGCGATGAACTTGAGATTGAGGATGAGCAAGTGGTTTTCAATGCTGTACTGCAGTGGGTTAAATGTGACTTGAACAGAAGGAAAGATTATTTTCCCGAGTTATTGAAAAATATCAGGTTGGCTCTGCTCACCTCTGATTCGCTGAAGGATGCCATCGCTTGCGAGGACTTAGTAATGGCCGACGAGAGGAGCAAACTAATTATGGAGGAGGCTGTTCATTGCAAGAGAAAGATACTGCAGAATGATGGCATAGTGACTAGCCTTTGTGCCAAGCCTCGGAAAGCAGGGCATACGCTGCTGATTCTAGGTGGGCAAACATTTATGTGCGATAAAATTTACCAAGTTGATCACAAGGCTAAAGAAATCATTCCTAAAGCTGATCTGCCAAGTCCTAGGAAAGAATTTAGTGCTTGTGCCATTGGCTGCAAGGTCTATGTGACCGGTGGACGGGGCTCTGAGAACGGAGTGTCGAAAGATGTTTGGGTTTATGATACAGTTCATGAGGAATGGTCAAAGGCTGCGCCAATGCTCATTGCTAGGTTTGGGCATGGTTCAGCGGAGTTACAAAACTGCCTCTGTGTAGTAGGAGGACATACAGCagttgctggaattttcccagcatCCCCCTCAGTTTCATTAAAGCAAGTGGAGAGGTATGATCCTCTGTCAAATAAATGGACAATGGTGGCACCGCTGAGGGATGGCGTAAGCAATGCAGCGGTTGTCAGCGCCAAACTGAAGCTTTTTGTATTTGGAGGAACAAGTATACACAGAGATAGGGTCGCCAAGGTGCAATGCTATGACCCATTTGAAAACCGATGGACTATAAAAGCAGAATGCCCCCAACCATGGCGCTATACAGCCGCCGCTGTTCTGGGAAGCCAGATTTTCATTATGGGAGGGGACTCAGAATTTACAGCCGCCTCTGCCTATCGCTTTGACTGTGAAACAAATCAGTGGACAAGGGTTGGAGATATGACTGCCAAACGCATGTCTTGTCATGCTCTAGCATCAGGCAATAAGCTTTATGTGGTTGGTGGGTACtttgggacacagaggtgtaagacACTAGACTGTTATGATCCAATATCGGACTCCTGGAATAGTATCACCACTGTGCCTTACTCCCTTATACCGACTGCTTTTGTGAGCACGTGGAAGCACTTACCGGCATGA
- the KLHL25 gene encoding kelch-like protein 25 isoform X1: MFKCQATIQDNAKILHTITALGVIMSVSVHENRKSRTSTGSMNISLFHKPAHPDCVLNHLNTMRKQQLFTDVTLWAGDRSFPSHRVVLAACSQYFEAMFSNGLKESLDNTVNFHDSLHPEVLELLLDFAYSSKIIINEENAESLLEAADMLQFHDIRDAAAEFLEKNLYPSNCLGMLLLSDAHQCRRLYELSLQMCLVNFETVHRTEDFNSVSKDILLDLVSSDELEIEDEQVVFNAVLQWVKCDLNRRKDYFPELLKNIRLALLTSDSLKDAIACEDLVMADERSKLIMEEAVHCKRKILQNDGIVTSLCAKPRKAGHTLLILGGQTFMCDKIYQVDHKAKEIIPKADLPSPRKEFSACAIGCKVYVTGGRGSENGVSKDVWVYDTVHEEWSKAAPMLIARFGHGSAELQNCLCVVGGHTAVAGIFPASPSVSLKQVERYDPLSNKWTMVAPLRDGVSNAAVVSAKLKLFVFGGTSIHRDRVAKVQCYDPFENRWTIKAECPQPWRYTAAAVLGSQIFIMGGDSEFTAASAYRFDCETNQWTRVGDMTAKRMSCHALASGNKLYVVGGYFGTQRCKTLDCYDPISDSWNSITTVPYSLIPTAFVSTWKHLPA, from the exons atgtttaagtgtcaagccaccatccaggacaacgccaagattctgcacacgatcactg CTTTAGGTGTCATCATGTCAGTCAGCGTCCATGAAAACCGCAAATCCCGGACCAGTACTGGGTCTATGAATATTTCATTATTTCACAAGCCAGCACATCCAGACTGTGTCTTGAACCATCTCAACACCATGCGGAAACAACAACTATTTACCGATGTCACCTTGTGGGCAGGAGATCGCTCTTTCCCAAGCCACCGAGTGGTGCTTGCCGCCTGCAGCCAGTATTTTGAGGCCATGTTTAGTAATGGGTTGAAAGAGAGCCTTGATAACACTGTGAATTTCCATGAcagccttcacccagaagtgttggAACTATTACTGGACTTTGCTTACTCTTCAAAAATCATAATCAATGAAGAAAATGCAGAGTCTCTGCTAGAGGCGGCCGATATGCTTCAGTTTCATGACATACGAGATGCTGCTGCAGAGTTTTTAGAAAAAAATCTTTATCCCTCAAATTGCTTGGGaatgctgctgctgtcagatgCCCATCAGTGCCGACGGCTGTACGAGTTGTCCTTGCAAATGTGCTTAGTTAACTTTGAAACTGTGCACAGGACTGAAGACTTTAACAGTGTCTCGAAAGACATTTTGCTAGACTTGGTTTCCAGCGATGAACTTGAGATTGAGGATGAGCAAGTGGTTTTCAATGCTGTACTGCAGTGGGTTAAATGTGACTTGAACAGAAGGAAAGATTATTTTCCCGAGTTATTGAAAAATATCAGGTTGGCTCTGCTCACCTCTGATTCGCTGAAGGATGCCATCGCTTGCGAGGACTTAGTAATGGCCGACGAGAGGAGCAAACTAATTATGGAGGAGGCTGTTCATTGCAAGAGAAAGATACTGCAGAATGATGGCATAGTGACTAGCCTTTGTGCCAAGCCTCGGAAAGCAGGGCATACGCTGCTGATTCTAGGTGGGCAAACATTTATGTGCGATAAAATTTACCAAGTTGATCACAAGGCTAAAGAAATCATTCCTAAAGCTGATCTGCCAAGTCCTAGGAAAGAATTTAGTGCTTGTGCCATTGGCTGCAAGGTCTATGTGACCGGTGGACGGGGCTCTGAGAACGGAGTGTCGAAAGATGTTTGGGTTTATGATACAGTTCATGAGGAATGGTCAAAGGCTGCGCCAATGCTCATTGCTAGGTTTGGGCATGGTTCAGCGGAGTTACAAAACTGCCTCTGTGTAGTAGGAGGACATACAGCagttgctggaattttcccagcatCCCCCTCAGTTTCATTAAAGCAAGTGGAGAGGTATGATCCTCTGTCAAATAAATGGACAATGGTGGCACCGCTGAGGGATGGCGTAAGCAATGCAGCGGTTGTCAGCGCCAAACTGAAGCTTTTTGTATTTGGAGGAACAAGTATACACAGAGATAGGGTCGCCAAGGTGCAATGCTATGACCCATTTGAAAACCGATGGACTATAAAAGCAGAATGCCCCCAACCATGGCGCTATACAGCCGCCGCTGTTCTGGGAAGCCAGATTTTCATTATGGGAGGGGACTCAGAATTTACAGCCGCCTCTGCCTATCGCTTTGACTGTGAAACAAATCAGTGGACAAGGGTTGGAGATATGACTGCCAAACGCATGTCTTGTCATGCTCTAGCATCAGGCAATAAGCTTTATGTGGTTGGTGGGTACtttgggacacagaggtgtaagacACTAGACTGTTATGATCCAATATCGGACTCCTGGAATAGTATCACCACTGTGCCTTACTCCCTTATACCGACTGCTTTTGTGAGCACGTGGAAGCACTTACCGGCATGA